A single genomic interval of Struthio camelus isolate bStrCam1 chromosome 9, bStrCam1.hap1, whole genome shotgun sequence harbors:
- the MSL2 gene encoding E3 ubiquitin-protein ligase MSL2 isoform X1: MNPVNATALYVSASRLVLNYDPGDPQSFTEINKLLPYFRQSLSCCVCGNLLQDPIAPTNSTCQHYVCKTCKGKKMMMKPSCSWCKDYEQFEENKQLSILVNCYKKLCEYITQTPLARDIIQAVDCSADLLALLKDGSPLHEETEKPSDTTLALCLTHSPVPSTSELTNDPPATFSSVPESTHNIDIRGSVINGLPNCNGLSVDKLGVNIPSPEHANTIDVCSTGEYIKTEDISSSLQPVCDTVSTSDLCTTGIDICSFSEDIKPGGSLLLSVEEVLRSLETVSNTEVCGSNLQPSLEANMTNGPFLQLSPPPLSHNIFMSTDASPHGISCTAATPKVVKLNRKRSRSESDSEKVQPLPISSIICGPTLGASAPVTVKQENKMSLQPIATVPNGGTTPKISKTVLLSNKSMKKNLEHAPKKSHPKAKPGVLKTKDKAKEKVPSSNVMPGSPTKTVYKKPQEKKGCKCGRATQNPSVLTCRGQRCPCYSNRKACLDCICRGCQNSYMANGEKKLEAFAVPEKALEQTRLTLGINVTSIAVRNASTSTSVINVTGSPVTTFLAASTHDDKSLDEAIDMRYDC, translated from the exons ATGAACCCGGTGAATGCCACTGCTCTCTACGTTTCAGCGAGCCGCCTGGTGCTCAACTACGACCCGGGGGACCCCCAGTCCTTTACCGAGATTAACAAGCTCCTGCCCTACTTCAGGCAGTCCCTCTCCTGCTGTGTGTGCG gaaaTTTGCTACAAGACCCTATTGCTCCTACCAACTCCACATGCCAGCATTATGTCTGCAAAACTTGTAAAGGCAAGAAGATGATGATGAAACCGTCATGTAGCTGGTGCAAAGACTATGAACAATttgaggagaacaagcagctaAGCATTCTAGTGAACTGCTATAAGAAACTCTGCGAATACATAACACAAACTCCACTGGCACGAGATATTATCCAAGCGGTTGATTGTTCTGCAGATCTTTTGGCTTTGCTCAAAGATGGGTCACCACTCCACGAAGAGACGGAAAAGCCTTCCGATACGACCTTGGCTTTGTGTTTGACACATTCCCCAGTACCTTCGACCTCAGAACTTACAAATGATCCTCCAGCGACTTTTTCGTCAGTACCCGAAAGCACACACAATATCGATATAAGAGGTTCCGTTATCAACGGGTTGCCCAATTGTAATGGGCTTTCAGTAGATAAACTTGGAGTGAATATTCCTTCTCCTGAACACGCCAATACAATTGACGTATGTAGTACTGGAGAGTATATAAAAACTGAAGATATCTCTAGCAGTCTGCAGCCTGTGTGTGATACAGTGTCTACTAGTGACTTGTGTACGACGGGCATTGACATCTGCAGTTTCAGTGAAGATATAAAACCAGGTGGATCGCTCCTCCTTAGCGTTGAGGAAGTTCTCCGGAGCTTAGAAACAGTTTCAAATACTGAAGTCTGTGGTTCTAAtttgcagcccagcttggaaGCAAACATGACTAATGGcccttttctgcagctttctccCCCACCTCTTAGCCATAACATTTTCATGTCCACAGATGCTTCTCCTCACGGGATCTCGTGTACAGCGGCAACGCCTAAGGTAGTTAAGTTAAACAGAAAGCGATCTCGATCAGAAAGCGACAGCGAAAAGGTTCAACCTCTCCCCATTTCCAGCATCATCTGTGGCCCAACACTGGGAGCATCCGCTCCTGTAACAgtgaagcaggaaaataaaatgtctttgcaGCCTATTGCAACTGTACCTAATGGAGGCACTACTCCCAAAATCAGTAAAACTGTGCTCCTGTCTaacaaaagcatgaaaaagaacTTAGAACATGCCCCTAAGAAATCTCATCCAAAAGCCAAACCAGGAGtgctgaaaacaaaagacaaagcaaaggagaaagtTCCTAGCAGTAACGTTATGCCGGGAAGCCCGACAAAAACTGTGTATAAAAAGCCACAAGAAAAGAAAGGGTGTAAATGTGGTCGTGCCACCCAAAATCCAAGTGTTCTTACATGCCGTGGCCAACGCTGCCCTTGTTATTCTAACCGCAAAGCCTGCCTTGACTGCATATGCCGTGGCTGCCAAAACTCATATATGGCTAACGGGGAGAAGAAGCTGGAGGCATTTGCGGTGCCAGAAAAGGCCTTGGAGCAGACTAGGCTTACTTTGGGCATTAATGTGACAAGCATTGCTGTGCGCAATGCCAGCACAAGCACCAGTGTAATCAATGTGACAGGGTCACCAGTAACTACGTTTTTAGCTGCCAGTACACACGATGATAAAAGTTTGGATGAAGCTATAGACATGAGATATGACTGTTGA
- the MSL2 gene encoding E3 ubiquitin-protein ligase MSL2 isoform X2 yields MMMKPSCSWCKDYEQFEENKQLSILVNCYKKLCEYITQTPLARDIIQAVDCSADLLALLKDGSPLHEETEKPSDTTLALCLTHSPVPSTSELTNDPPATFSSVPESTHNIDIRGSVINGLPNCNGLSVDKLGVNIPSPEHANTIDVCSTGEYIKTEDISSSLQPVCDTVSTSDLCTTGIDICSFSEDIKPGGSLLLSVEEVLRSLETVSNTEVCGSNLQPSLEANMTNGPFLQLSPPPLSHNIFMSTDASPHGISCTAATPKVVKLNRKRSRSESDSEKVQPLPISSIICGPTLGASAPVTVKQENKMSLQPIATVPNGGTTPKISKTVLLSNKSMKKNLEHAPKKSHPKAKPGVLKTKDKAKEKVPSSNVMPGSPTKTVYKKPQEKKGCKCGRATQNPSVLTCRGQRCPCYSNRKACLDCICRGCQNSYMANGEKKLEAFAVPEKALEQTRLTLGINVTSIAVRNASTSTSVINVTGSPVTTFLAASTHDDKSLDEAIDMRYDC; encoded by the coding sequence ATGATGATGAAACCGTCATGTAGCTGGTGCAAAGACTATGAACAATttgaggagaacaagcagctaAGCATTCTAGTGAACTGCTATAAGAAACTCTGCGAATACATAACACAAACTCCACTGGCACGAGATATTATCCAAGCGGTTGATTGTTCTGCAGATCTTTTGGCTTTGCTCAAAGATGGGTCACCACTCCACGAAGAGACGGAAAAGCCTTCCGATACGACCTTGGCTTTGTGTTTGACACATTCCCCAGTACCTTCGACCTCAGAACTTACAAATGATCCTCCAGCGACTTTTTCGTCAGTACCCGAAAGCACACACAATATCGATATAAGAGGTTCCGTTATCAACGGGTTGCCCAATTGTAATGGGCTTTCAGTAGATAAACTTGGAGTGAATATTCCTTCTCCTGAACACGCCAATACAATTGACGTATGTAGTACTGGAGAGTATATAAAAACTGAAGATATCTCTAGCAGTCTGCAGCCTGTGTGTGATACAGTGTCTACTAGTGACTTGTGTACGACGGGCATTGACATCTGCAGTTTCAGTGAAGATATAAAACCAGGTGGATCGCTCCTCCTTAGCGTTGAGGAAGTTCTCCGGAGCTTAGAAACAGTTTCAAATACTGAAGTCTGTGGTTCTAAtttgcagcccagcttggaaGCAAACATGACTAATGGcccttttctgcagctttctccCCCACCTCTTAGCCATAACATTTTCATGTCCACAGATGCTTCTCCTCACGGGATCTCGTGTACAGCGGCAACGCCTAAGGTAGTTAAGTTAAACAGAAAGCGATCTCGATCAGAAAGCGACAGCGAAAAGGTTCAACCTCTCCCCATTTCCAGCATCATCTGTGGCCCAACACTGGGAGCATCCGCTCCTGTAACAgtgaagcaggaaaataaaatgtctttgcaGCCTATTGCAACTGTACCTAATGGAGGCACTACTCCCAAAATCAGTAAAACTGTGCTCCTGTCTaacaaaagcatgaaaaagaacTTAGAACATGCCCCTAAGAAATCTCATCCAAAAGCCAAACCAGGAGtgctgaaaacaaaagacaaagcaaaggagaaagtTCCTAGCAGTAACGTTATGCCGGGAAGCCCGACAAAAACTGTGTATAAAAAGCCACAAGAAAAGAAAGGGTGTAAATGTGGTCGTGCCACCCAAAATCCAAGTGTTCTTACATGCCGTGGCCAACGCTGCCCTTGTTATTCTAACCGCAAAGCCTGCCTTGACTGCATATGCCGTGGCTGCCAAAACTCATATATGGCTAACGGGGAGAAGAAGCTGGAGGCATTTGCGGTGCCAGAAAAGGCCTTGGAGCAGACTAGGCTTACTTTGGGCATTAATGTGACAAGCATTGCTGTGCGCAATGCCAGCACAAGCACCAGTGTAATCAATGTGACAGGGTCACCAGTAACTACGTTTTTAGCTGCCAGTACACACGATGATAAAAGTTTGGATGAAGCTATAGACATGAGATATGACTGTTGA